The Juglans regia cultivar Chandler chromosome 2, Walnut 2.0, whole genome shotgun sequence genome includes a window with the following:
- the LOC108999122 gene encoding uncharacterized protein LOC108999122, producing the protein MRNMWWRRNAFIFENTFKGPYELFLQAQETLKGFAEASAKGEGVIRRGEVQKIEVKWKGPESGFVKVNWDASLDVEKKRKGAGIVGSPAVAELQALWRALKLCAELQWNKIIFEGDAMGIIDTVNRQNCCWEWHGQVVEDIKLILQNRPNWSIRYTNRKCNTVAYMLAKMDLNVTDETVWMEGRPTGIYPFVLQDTNCNASVMR; encoded by the exons ATGAGGAATATGTGGTGGAGAAGAAatgcatttatttttgaaaatacttttaaGGGGCCATATGAGCTATTTCTACAAGCTCAAGAAACCTTAAAAGGATTTGCAGAGGCTAGTGCAAAGGGGGAGGGGGTTATAAGAAGAGGGGAAGTGCAGAAAATAGAAGTAAAGTGGAAGGGACCCGAGAGTGGATTTGTGAAGGTGAATTGGGATGCtagtttagatgttgagaagaaaagaaagggggCAGGGATTGTGGGGAG TCCAGCTGTTGCAGAGTTACAGGCCCTATGGAGAGCTTTAAAGCTGTGTGCTGAATTGCAGTGGAACAAAATCATCTTCGAAGGTGATGCTATGGGGATCATTGATACTGTAAATAGACAGAATTGCTGTTGGGAGTGGCATGGACAAGTTGTTGAAGACATTAAGTTGATTTTACAAAATAGGCCAAATTGGTCCATTCGTTATACTAACAGAAAATGTAATACAGTAGCTTACATGTTAGCAAAAATGGATCTGAATGTAACTGATGAAACTGTCTGGATGGAAGGGAGACCTACGGGCATCTACCCTTTTGTTTTACAGGATACAAATTGTAATGCTTCTGTTATGAGGTAA